Proteins encoded together in one Chryseobacterium sp. G0201 window:
- a CDS encoding acyl-CoA thioesterase has translation MEKEVSTTVKVRFSDCDPIGHLNNVKYLDYMFNAREDHVETFYGFTYEEYTKKTGCTWIAIQNEIAYLKEVRYNTQVVISSKTIEIKDRTAKVEILMKSLDEKTVHAVLWVTIIYFNMKTRKSEVHPEDIKDTFHKFYVDLEQKDFQSRVKFLRSQNAKNS, from the coding sequence ATGGAAAAAGAAGTATCAACCACGGTAAAAGTGAGATTCAGTGATTGTGATCCGATAGGGCATTTGAATAATGTAAAATATCTGGATTATATGTTCAATGCAAGGGAGGATCACGTAGAAACATTTTACGGATTCACTTATGAAGAGTATACTAAAAAAACCGGCTGTACATGGATTGCCATTCAAAACGAAATAGCTTATTTAAAAGAAGTAAGATATAATACACAGGTTGTTATAAGTAGTAAAACAATCGAGATAAAAGACAGAACTGCAAAAGTAGAAATACTGATGAAAAGCTTAGATGAGAAAACAGTTCATGCAGTATTATGGGTTACGATAATTTATTTTAATATGAAAACAAGAAAATCGGAAGTTCACCCTGAAGATATCAAAGATACATTTCATAAATTCTACGTAGATTTAGAACAGAAAGATTTTCAGTCAAGAGTTAAATTTTTAAGATCACAAAACGCGAAAAATTCATAA
- the bamA gene encoding outer membrane protein assembly factor BamA — translation MKFRLLPIIMFVASAHFYGQVTPQDSTKVNNPVHADSQIGSYMLKDIVVDGVKKYTPAQILRFTGLSKGENVDIPGQKISNAIKKLWDTQSFSEVEVYVQSIEGETVVLKFYLQDLKELGEVKFKGKGIGKSKSEKLAKDNNLKPGTKITQNLVSSLKTNIPKDYIKKGFADAKITIEDKVNANDPALVDWTINVEKGKKVKINHIEFEGNETVTDSKLRNKAFKETKQKRFSIGGILKPSKFIEEKYQEDKQSLVSYYNSLGYRDAAIVSDSVWRNNKNDYEINVKLKEGKQYYIGDITFTGNTVYPTDYLQRLLGYKKGDIYDAVGFNKKVGEDGGKEDDSDIKSVYMNNGYLFSNVTPVEKSVDGDKINLEIRINEGEKATWNKVTWQGNTTTHDHVILRALRTKPGNLFAKSDIKRTYFDLAGMSFFDPQQVGQDIQPNQQDNTVDINWKLVEKGSSQVQLQAGYGGNSFIGTLGLTFNNFSLKNFLKFKDFRPVPQGDGQTLSIQAQAGQYFQNYGVSFTEPWLFGTRPTALSVSLNTSRVKYSDAYGNAQKLNIFSASVGLNRLLKWPDDYFSLYTGIQYQKYDFSNYPFEFGDTTELYGTANNLSLNIGLSRNSAGIDPIFPTSGSNIELSGKFTLPYSLFNNKDYSTLTPTEKYRWMEFYKIKFKADVYNEIAGKLVLRSSAEMGFMDGYNKELGAPPFERFYVGGTGIAGGRYDGRELIPLRGYDNATTYGGTAEDITQRGGGTIYNRFTLELRYPISMSQTAKIYALTFAEGGNVWNSWSNYNPFQLKRSVGLGVRVYMGAFGLIGFDFAYGFDKTVLGTEPAGWQPHFLMNQSL, via the coding sequence ATGAAGTTTAGACTATTACCCATCATTATGTTTGTTGCTTCTGCACATTTTTATGGACAGGTAACGCCACAGGACAGCACAAAAGTGAATAATCCTGTGCATGCAGACAGCCAAATTGGCTCTTACATGCTTAAAGACATCGTTGTAGATGGGGTTAAAAAATACACACCTGCACAGATCTTAAGATTTACAGGATTGTCAAAAGGAGAAAATGTAGATATCCCCGGGCAAAAAATCAGCAACGCTATCAAAAAGCTTTGGGATACTCAATCTTTTTCGGAAGTAGAGGTCTATGTACAAAGTATTGAAGGCGAAACTGTAGTTTTGAAATTCTATTTACAGGACTTAAAAGAACTTGGAGAAGTGAAGTTTAAGGGTAAAGGAATTGGGAAATCTAAAAGCGAAAAACTGGCAAAAGACAACAATCTGAAGCCGGGAACAAAAATTACCCAAAATCTGGTTTCAAGCCTTAAAACAAATATTCCTAAAGATTATATCAAAAAAGGATTTGCAGATGCTAAGATCACAATTGAGGATAAAGTAAATGCCAATGATCCTGCTTTGGTAGATTGGACTATTAATGTAGAAAAAGGTAAGAAAGTAAAGATCAATCACATCGAATTCGAAGGAAATGAGACTGTGACAGATTCTAAGCTTAGAAATAAGGCTTTCAAAGAAACGAAACAAAAAAGGTTTAGTATTGGAGGGATCTTAAAGCCTTCAAAATTCATTGAAGAAAAATACCAGGAAGATAAGCAAAGTCTTGTAAGCTATTATAACTCTTTGGGATATAGAGATGCGGCTATCGTTTCTGATTCTGTATGGAGAAATAATAAAAATGATTACGAGATTAACGTAAAACTTAAAGAAGGTAAGCAATATTACATTGGTGATATTACATTTACCGGAAATACAGTATATCCTACAGATTATTTACAGAGACTTTTAGGATATAAGAAAGGAGATATTTACGATGCAGTAGGATTCAACAAAAAAGTTGGAGAAGACGGAGGTAAAGAAGATGATTCTGATATCAAGTCAGTTTATATGAATAACGGATATCTTTTCTCTAACGTTACTCCTGTTGAAAAATCTGTAGACGGAGATAAGATTAATCTTGAAATCCGTATCAACGAAGGTGAAAAAGCAACTTGGAACAAAGTAACTTGGCAAGGGAATACAACAACCCATGACCACGTTATCCTTCGTGCTTTAAGAACAAAGCCCGGAAATCTTTTTGCTAAAAGTGATATTAAAAGAACATACTTTGATTTAGCAGGTATGTCATTCTTTGATCCACAGCAGGTAGGCCAGGATATTCAGCCAAATCAACAGGATAATACAGTAGACATCAACTGGAAATTAGTTGAAAAAGGTTCTTCTCAGGTTCAGTTACAGGCGGGTTACGGTGGTAACAGCTTTATCGGAACGTTGGGGTTAACATTCAATAACTTCTCTTTGAAGAACTTCCTTAAATTTAAGGATTTCAGACCGGTTCCCCAGGGAGATGGTCAAACATTATCTATTCAGGCACAGGCTGGGCAGTATTTCCAAAACTACGGGGTATCTTTCACAGAACCTTGGTTATTCGGAACAAGACCAACTGCACTTTCTGTAAGTTTGAATACTTCAAGAGTAAAATATTCTGATGCTTATGGTAATGCTCAGAAGTTAAATATATTCTCTGCTTCGGTAGGTCTAAACAGACTATTGAAATGGCCGGATGATTACTTCTCATTATACACAGGTATTCAGTATCAGAAATATGACTTTAGTAACTATCCATTTGAATTCGGTGATACTACTGAATTATATGGAACAGCAAATAACTTAAGTCTTAATATCGGATTAAGCAGAAACTCTGCAGGTATTGACCCAATTTTCCCGACATCGGGTTCTAATATTGAACTTTCAGGAAAATTTACACTGCCATATTCATTGTTTAATAACAAAGATTATTCAACACTGACTCCTACAGAGAAGTATAGGTGGATGGAATTCTACAAAATCAAGTTCAAAGCTGATGTTTATAACGAAATTGCCGGAAAACTTGTGTTAAGATCTTCTGCCGAAATGGGATTCATGGATGGATATAACAAAGAATTGGGAGCTCCACCATTTGAAAGATTCTATGTAGGAGGAACAGGGATTGCCGGAGGTAGATATGACGGTAGAGAATTAATTCCATTAAGAGGTTACGACAATGCTACTACTTATGGTGGTACAGCAGAAGATATTACTCAGAGAGGTGGAGGTACAATCTATAATAGATTTACTTTAGAACTAAGATATCCAATCTCAATGAGCCAGACCGCTAAAATCTATGCATTAACATTTGCAGAAGGTGGTAACGTTTGGAACTCATGGAGTAATTATAATCCATTCCAATTAAAAAGATCAGTTGGTCTTGGGGTAAGAGTTTACATGGGTGCATTTGGATTGATCGGATTTGATTTTGCTTACGGATTTGATAAAACAGTTCTTGGGACTGAGCCTGCAGGATGGCAGCCACATTTCTTGATGAACCAATCATTATAA
- a CDS encoding OmpH family outer membrane protein: MKKLSVLFAAVMMVVSVGMAKAQKIATLDVMGVLEAMPEKKKADADLKTFLDAKQAEIKKKADAGQAKLKQYTEEAPKKTAEENKAREAELSKMNDEINQMQDKAQKDFVAKRDAAYEPVEKKLNDVVTKVSKANGYDYVMDANSSAFVYKAGVDATPAVKKELGL, translated from the coding sequence ATGAAAAAATTAAGTGTATTATTTGCAGCAGTAATGATGGTTGTATCTGTAGGTATGGCAAAAGCTCAAAAAATTGCTACTTTAGATGTTATGGGTGTTCTTGAAGCAATGCCTGAAAAGAAAAAAGCAGATGCTGACTTAAAAACTTTCTTAGATGCTAAACAAGCTGAAATTAAAAAGAAAGCTGACGCTGGACAAGCTAAATTAAAGCAATATACTGAAGAAGCTCCAAAGAAAACTGCTGAAGAAAACAAAGCAAGAGAAGCTGAATTATCTAAAATGAATGACGAGATCAACCAAATGCAAGATAAAGCGCAAAAAGATTTCGTTGCTAAAAGAGATGCAGCTTATGAGCCGGTTGAAAAGAAATTAAACGATGTTGTAACTAAAGTTTCTAAAGCTAACGGTTATGATTACGTGATGGATGCTAACTCTTCTGCATTTGTTTACAAAGCAGGTGTTGATGCTACTCCAGCTGTAAAAAAAGAATTAGGTCTTTAA
- a CDS encoding polysaccharide biosynthesis/export family protein gives MMKNYKYLFLLLLPFFLTSCVTTKDVRYMQPNESLVINEEGLIPYNVPVYRITKNDMLNLNIVTTPKGDAAQFYSSLNTSGSSVSAGTSNPASSGAVGGSASGGGQGGNMSFYFNGLRVDSNGEINIFGIGYIKAEGRTVDDITKEIQDKVNENFQEGKSEVRLNTNGITYYILGDVETTGLTGEKVVHKNILTITEALAINGGMNRTIDRKNIVIHRKLPEGIKVAKIDLTREDIMNSPYYYVQNGDEIYLNTRAKSLNGFGKDPVQTLTTGVGVFTTALSIFLLIKNL, from the coding sequence ATGATGAAAAATTATAAATATTTATTCCTTTTGCTTTTGCCCTTTTTCCTTACATCATGTGTAACTACAAAAGATGTAAGATACATGCAGCCAAATGAAAGCCTCGTAATAAACGAAGAAGGTCTGATTCCGTATAATGTTCCCGTTTACAGAATCACTAAAAATGACATGTTGAACCTTAATATTGTGACCACTCCTAAAGGTGATGCGGCACAATTTTACTCTTCTTTGAATACATCTGGATCTAGCGTATCTGCTGGCACAAGTAATCCAGCTTCTAGTGGGGCAGTAGGAGGTAGTGCTTCAGGCGGTGGCCAAGGGGGAAATATGAGTTTCTATTTTAATGGCTTAAGAGTTGACTCTAATGGTGAGATCAACATCTTTGGTATTGGTTATATTAAAGCTGAGGGAAGAACTGTTGATGATATTACAAAAGAAATTCAGGATAAAGTGAATGAGAATTTCCAGGAAGGGAAATCTGAGGTTAGACTGAATACTAACGGAATAACTTATTATATCTTGGGAGATGTTGAGACGACAGGTCTTACAGGAGAAAAAGTAGTTCATAAAAATATACTTACGATAACTGAAGCTTTAGCTATTAATGGCGGAATGAACAGAACTATCGACAGAAAAAATATTGTAATTCACAGAAAGTTACCGGAGGGAATTAAGGTTGCAAAAATAGATCTTACCCGTGAAGATATAATGAACTCGCCTTACTATTATGTTCAAAATGGTGATGAGATTTATCTTAACACAAGAGCGAAGAGTTTGAACGGATTTGGAAAAGATCCTGTACAAACTTTAACGACTGGAGTTGGTGTATTTACTACGGCATTGTCAATTTTTCTACTTATAAAAAACCTTTAA
- a CDS encoding DUF6089 family protein — MNKKLLFSFLAVLGTVVSIKAQRNELGVRLGMSNLVGDIGRTNYILQKPLDLNKASDWGIPFYGGILYRFNFNPHQTVRLDLGYNQIQFSDKAAKEEYRKNRNAGGKNNVYEASLMFEYNFFPVNNEQKGMLSPYIFGGVGALMFDAPKATMVNDFRRDADGVAQAPINELDFTTTPVYTTGKKTTMHIPFGVGLKYKFNYSWAIYAEATFRYTMTDQLDYSRILEKDVTSNYNGDILNPATGGSLLQTGAYYVVSKEREAKLIGERNIGDLKSKDWMNTVSLGLTYSFGRPPCYCD; from the coding sequence ATGAATAAAAAATTATTATTTAGCTTCCTTGCCGTTTTGGGAACTGTGGTAAGTATTAAAGCTCAAAGAAACGAATTGGGGGTTCGTCTAGGGATGAGTAACCTAGTTGGTGATATAGGAAGAACGAATTATATTTTACAAAAGCCGTTGGATTTAAATAAGGCGTCGGATTGGGGGATCCCATTTTATGGAGGTATTTTATACAGATTTAATTTTAACCCACACCAAACTGTTAGATTAGATTTAGGATATAATCAGATCCAGTTCAGTGATAAGGCGGCCAAAGAAGAATATAGAAAAAATAGAAATGCAGGAGGAAAAAATAATGTTTATGAGGCGAGTTTAATGTTCGAATACAATTTCTTCCCGGTAAACAATGAACAGAAAGGTATGCTGAGCCCATATATTTTTGGTGGGGTTGGAGCTTTGATGTTTGATGCACCAAAGGCAACGATGGTAAATGACTTCAGAAGAGATGCAGATGGGGTAGCACAGGCTCCTATTAACGAGCTGGACTTTACCACTACACCTGTATATACTACTGGAAAAAAAACAACAATGCATATTCCGTTTGGAGTAGGTTTGAAATATAAATTTAACTATAGCTGGGCAATATATGCAGAAGCTACCTTTAGATACACAATGACGGATCAGCTGGATTACAGTAGGATTCTTGAGAAAGATGTTACTAGTAATTATAATGGGGATATTTTAAACCCTGCTACAGGAGGATCTCTACTTCAAACAGGTGCTTATTATGTCGTATCTAAAGAAAGAGAGGCAAAACTTATTGGTGAAAGAAATATTGGAGATTTAAAGTCTAAAGATTGGATGAATACAGTAAGCTTAGGTCTTACTTATTCTTTCGGAAGACCACCATGTTATTGTGATTAA
- a CDS encoding exopolysaccharide transport family protein produces the protein MIPGKDTTVEKNDSQKEKYGSFSLFDIEHFLRRILKNWYWFVFMLLIGYVISWVYSKYYAQNVYSSNLSLSVSNNTSNYFTPNQSINFIWAQTGNQDGIYLKKMLLSRSHNEFLVKELDLFVNYSTKGAIKSTFLDKDDSPVFLQIDKKHAQQINYPITLMPKGNGTYEVVLPEEGQSTNLYSYESEGYQSVNAYERPANKVIKVGEWYNSPNLRFKLVQNPVKAKITLDKIIVNLTSVNQAVNDIVSSISVDFDKEINSIMIIGKTGYNLNSTVSFLNKSVAELQKKRLIDKNTVDKNTESYLQGNLDDIRKRLDSSAAVLNYLKTSEKLYDIKDRDEKSLSKIKDLEAKKADLESKLNSLNTIRRTLETQNFDKMISTNAAGFEDGLFTASVSELKALYLKKREMASIYKPNSEPMLEINRLINDAKLSSSNSLKNYYTGYYTEINKINQQVSDANSDLLSYPEKQRKYLDAERGYNMIEATYNSLLGRQNETQMRMATNQSDITVIDPAKNVGQGPIGPNVKGTKAAIMGGLLVLPLLFILIGTVLDNRIRNIKELLNATRIPLLGVIGNNSNENMLTVLEQPKSSVSESFRGIRANMRFLSVENGKSKIILVTSSIGGEGKTYVSINLASVLGLSDKKTILLGMDLRKPKIFGDFKIDNKYGISNYLTGEVSIDQIINKTNIPNLDVATSGPIPPNPSELLMSDKNIKFLEELKNIYDFIIIDSPPVGLVADSYELMKYSDANLYVVRHEYTEKYMLKMITEKYHNNEIEHLGLVYNDYDAKQGYGYGYGYGYGYGYFDEDKNYKEPLLIRIRNKVRTVFNKK, from the coding sequence ATGATTCCAGGAAAAGACACTACTGTAGAGAAAAATGATTCTCAAAAGGAAAAATACGGTTCTTTCTCATTATTTGATATAGAACATTTTTTAAGAAGGATATTAAAGAATTGGTATTGGTTTGTATTTATGTTGCTTATTGGCTATGTGATCTCATGGGTCTATAGTAAATATTATGCTCAAAATGTTTATTCTTCAAATTTATCATTAAGTGTTTCTAATAATACATCCAATTATTTTACACCGAACCAGTCTATTAACTTTATTTGGGCACAGACAGGGAATCAGGATGGTATTTATTTGAAAAAAATGCTACTGTCAAGATCTCATAACGAATTTCTTGTAAAGGAGTTGGATCTTTTTGTTAATTATTCTACAAAAGGAGCTATAAAATCTACCTTTTTAGATAAAGATGATTCGCCGGTTTTTTTACAGATAGATAAAAAGCACGCTCAGCAGATTAATTATCCTATTACTTTGATGCCGAAGGGTAATGGTACATATGAGGTAGTTTTACCTGAAGAGGGACAATCTACAAACTTATACAGTTATGAAAGTGAAGGTTATCAAAGCGTGAATGCATATGAAAGACCTGCTAATAAAGTGATAAAAGTAGGTGAATGGTATAATTCACCAAATTTGAGATTTAAATTAGTTCAAAACCCTGTAAAGGCGAAAATTACTTTAGATAAGATTATTGTTAATCTAACTTCTGTTAATCAGGCTGTTAATGATATTGTTTCTTCAATATCAGTAGATTTTGATAAAGAGATCAACAGTATTATGATTATCGGTAAAACAGGCTATAATCTTAACAGTACCGTAAGCTTTCTAAACAAATCTGTAGCAGAATTACAGAAAAAAAGGTTAATTGACAAAAATACGGTTGATAAAAATACAGAATCCTATTTGCAGGGAAATCTTGATGATATAAGAAAAAGATTAGATTCCAGTGCTGCCGTTTTAAATTATTTAAAAACTTCAGAAAAACTGTATGATATCAAAGATAGAGATGAAAAATCTCTGAGTAAAATAAAAGATCTTGAAGCTAAAAAAGCAGATTTAGAAAGTAAATTAAACTCTCTGAATACGATAAGACGTACACTGGAAACTCAGAATTTTGATAAGATGATCAGTACTAATGCTGCTGGTTTTGAGGATGGGCTTTTCACAGCTTCTGTATCAGAGTTGAAAGCACTCTATCTTAAAAAGAGAGAAATGGCTTCAATTTATAAGCCAAATTCTGAACCAATGTTGGAAATTAACAGGCTGATTAATGATGCTAAATTAAGTTCTTCCAATTCATTAAAGAATTACTATACAGGATATTATACGGAGATTAATAAAATTAATCAACAGGTTTCGGATGCAAATTCAGATTTACTTAGTTACCCCGAGAAGCAGAGAAAATATCTGGATGCTGAGAGAGGTTATAACATGATCGAAGCAACCTATAACAGCTTATTGGGAAGACAAAATGAAACCCAAATGAGAATGGCAACCAATCAGTCAGACATTACAGTTATTGACCCTGCTAAAAATGTTGGACAAGGCCCTATTGGTCCGAATGTAAAAGGAACCAAGGCTGCAATTATGGGTGGTTTGCTGGTTCTGCCATTGTTATTTATTTTGATAGGTACAGTTCTAGACAACAGAATTAGAAATATTAAAGAGTTATTAAATGCCACAAGAATTCCATTGCTTGGAGTTATTGGGAACAATAGTAACGAAAACATGCTTACGGTTCTTGAGCAACCTAAATCTTCTGTATCCGAATCTTTTAGAGGAATAAGAGCAAATATGAGATTCTTATCAGTAGAAAATGGTAAGAGCAAAATAATATTAGTTACATCATCTATTGGAGGTGAGGGTAAAACATACGTTTCGATCAATTTAGCTTCCGTTTTAGGATTAAGTGATAAAAAGACGATTCTTTTGGGAATGGATTTAAGAAAACCAAAGATCTTTGGAGATTTTAAAATAGATAATAAATACGGGATTTCTAATTATCTTACGGGAGAAGTTTCAATAGATCAGATTATTAATAAAACAAATATTCCAAATCTTGATGTTGCTACTTCAGGACCAATTCCGCCAAATCCTTCGGAACTTTTAATGAGTGATAAAAATATTAAGTTTCTGGAAGAGCTTAAAAATATATACGATTTCATTATTATTGATTCCCCGCCAGTTGGTTTGGTTGCAGATTCTTATGAATTGATGAAATATTCAGATGCTAACCTCTATGTGGTTCGTCACGAATACACAGAAAAGTATATGCTGAAGATGATTACAGAGAAATATCATAACAATGAGATTGAGCATTTAGGTCTGGTTTATAACGATTATGATGCAAAACAGGGGTATGGCTACGGTTATGGTTACGGATATGGTTATGGGTATTTCGATGAAGATAAAAATTATAAAGAGCCTTTGTTAATAAGAATAAGAAACAAGGTCAGAACAGTCTTTAATAAAAAATAG
- a CDS encoding isoprenyl transferase — translation MSLIKDKIDSENLPQHVAIIMDGNGRWAKSRGEERTFGHKNAIDAVRNAINACNEINIPYLTLYTFSSENWKRPAEEVNTLMSLLVETLLLEAEEIFTKGLRMHVIGNLDKLPSLVKDQLLRVVELTKENTKGNLVLAISYGSQNEILNAVKNISADVKEGKVDVENIDEKLFENYLYTKDFPPVDLLIRTSGETRISNFLLWQIAYAELQFLNVLWPDFSKDIFFQCIVDYQSKERRYGLTGEQIKIQ, via the coding sequence ATGTCGTTGATTAAAGATAAAATAGATTCTGAGAATTTACCACAACACGTTGCTATCATTATGGATGGTAATGGAAGATGGGCAAAATCTCGAGGCGAAGAAAGGACCTTTGGTCATAAAAATGCCATTGATGCTGTAAGAAATGCTATTAATGCATGTAATGAGATAAACATCCCATACTTAACGCTTTACACGTTTTCTTCGGAAAACTGGAAACGTCCTGCAGAAGAAGTAAATACTCTAATGAGTTTACTTGTAGAAACGCTTTTGCTGGAAGCAGAGGAAATTTTCACTAAAGGGTTAAGAATGCATGTTATTGGTAATTTAGATAAATTGCCGTCACTCGTGAAGGATCAGTTACTTCGCGTGGTAGAACTTACAAAAGAAAACACAAAAGGTAATTTGGTATTGGCTATAAGCTATGGCTCACAAAATGAGATACTGAATGCCGTTAAGAATATTAGTGCTGATGTAAAGGAAGGTAAGGTAGATGTTGAAAATATTGATGAAAAATTATTTGAAAACTATCTCTATACTAAAGATTTCCCACCTGTAGACTTATTGATAAGAACAAGTGGCGAAACAAGAATAAGTAATTTCCTCCTCTGGCAGATCGCCTATGCAGAACTGCAGTTTTTAAACGTTCTGTGGCCGGATTTTTCAAAAGACATTTTCTTTCAGTGCATTGTAGATTATCAAAGCAAAGAAAGGAGATACGGCCTAACTGGTGAACAAATAAAGATTCAGTAA
- a CDS encoding OmpH family outer membrane protein yields the protein MKNFKLAFTFVLFLLFGLSNAQKMGVVDTEYILDKLPQYKEAEARLNSQIDTWQSELQNLQSEFEKKRSAFENEKVLLVGDQLKLREKEVMDLDKNIKTTTSLRFGANGEITKLRTSLVVPFQDQIWTAIKTMSEKNGLGIVLDKANNVNVIFLQKRFDYTDKVLDILLKDSSGSDKKEKTSTKGKK from the coding sequence ATGAAAAACTTTAAATTAGCTTTCACATTTGTATTATTCTTGCTTTTCGGATTGAGCAATGCTCAAAAAATGGGCGTAGTTGATACAGAATATATTTTGGATAAATTACCTCAATATAAAGAAGCGGAAGCCAGATTAAACTCACAAATTGATACTTGGCAATCAGAACTTCAGAATTTACAATCTGAGTTTGAAAAGAAAAGATCAGCTTTTGAGAACGAGAAAGTATTATTAGTCGGAGACCAATTAAAGCTTAGAGAAAAAGAGGTGATGGATTTAGATAAAAACATCAAAACTACTACAAGTTTAAGGTTTGGAGCTAATGGTGAGATCACTAAGCTAAGAACAAGTTTGGTTGTGCCGTTCCAGGATCAGATCTGGACAGCCATCAAAACCATGTCTGAGAAGAATGGCTTGGGCATAGTTCTTGATAAAGCCAATAACGTTAATGTTATTTTTCTTCAAAAAAGATTCGACTATACAGACAAAGTATTGGATATCTTATTAAAAGATTCGTCAGGATCTGATAAAAAGGAAAAAACAAGTACGAAAGGTAAAAAGTAA
- the rfbD gene encoding dTDP-4-dehydrorhamnose reductase: protein MKKILVIGSNGQLGNCIRKIAPDFELDYEFVFTDSQTLDITNVDQVNTFFNNEKPDFCINASAYTAVDLAEKESEKAFAVNAEGVANLAQACLDNKTIFIHVSTDYVFDGETNLDYSEDDFTNPIGVYGESKLKGEELALEINPKTIILRTSWLYSEFNKNFVKTMLNLFSQKDELGIVADQYGQPTNANDLAEAIMKIIEAPTKTFGVFHFSNYPETTWFEFAKKIAEFSKSSVKLNALTTEQYPTPAKRPKRSTMCLDKIEETYKIELKHWENSLEECVEILSQ from the coding sequence ATGAAGAAAATATTAGTTATAGGAAGCAACGGACAATTAGGCAACTGCATAAGAAAAATTGCACCTGATTTTGAACTTGATTACGAATTTGTTTTCACAGATTCACAAACGCTTGATATTACGAACGTTGATCAGGTAAATACTTTTTTCAATAATGAAAAGCCGGATTTCTGTATCAATGCATCAGCGTACACTGCAGTAGACCTTGCCGAAAAAGAAAGTGAAAAAGCATTTGCTGTAAATGCAGAGGGTGTAGCAAATCTTGCTCAGGCTTGCTTAGATAATAAAACAATATTCATCCATGTTTCTACAGATTATGTTTTTGATGGAGAAACCAATTTGGATTATTCAGAAGATGATTTCACAAACCCGATCGGCGTTTATGGAGAATCAAAATTAAAAGGAGAAGAATTGGCTTTAGAAATTAATCCTAAAACCATTATTCTAAGAACATCTTGGCTATATTCAGAGTTCAACAAAAACTTTGTGAAGACGATGCTGAATCTATTTTCGCAAAAAGACGAGCTTGGAATTGTTGCAGATCAATATGGTCAGCCCACCAATGCAAACGATTTGGCAGAAGCGATCATGAAAATCATTGAAGCACCAACGAAGACTTTCGGTGTATTCCACTTTTCAAATTACCCGGAAACAACTTGGTTTGAATTTGCTAAAAAGATTGCTGAATTTTCAAAATCTTCAGTAAAATTAAACGCATTAACAACAGAACAATATCCAACTCCGGCAAAACGCCCAAAGAGAAGCACAATGTGTTTAGATAAAATTGAAGAAACTTATAAAATTGAACTAAAACATTGGGAGAATAGTTTAGAAGAATGTGTAGAAATCCTTTCACAATAA